The genomic DNA AAAAATATGGCTTAGACATGAACGATCTTACAAAATGGATAGCACAATTAGGAAACCCTGCCTTTCAAACAAAACAACCTATTAATGAAAGTACTCAAAATTACTATACCAAGTTTAAAAAATTAGTTGTAAGCGAATACGAACAATTGGTATTGGCTCCTTCTTATTTACAAGAGATTACGAAAAAAATACAACAAAAATATAGCTTAAACCCTACTCAATTAACAGAGTGGATTGCTAAGTATAGTAAAATCAAAAAACTATAGTTATGAAGCGATTTAAACTTTTTATTTTGAAGCGAAAGTTCCGTATTTTCTGCTCTAATGAAGTCTTTTTCTCACAATATAGCCTTTAGCTACGTTATGAGAAAAAGTTTAATCACTTCAATACAATAAAAGAAGCATAAAAAAAGGACTTTATTTTAAAATAAAGTCCTTTTTTTATGCTGTACTACTTGAAATTACATATTACTTCTTTTTTAAGAAGCTGCTCTCAATTTTTTCAGTGCCGATTTCGTTAATTTACTTTCAGCATACTCTTTGGTAACGTTAAATTCATTTTCTTCAGAGCTAGGCAATTCAAACATTGCATCCGTTAAAATAGCCTCGCATAATGATCGTAAACCACGAGCCCCTAATTTATATTCCACTGCTTTATCTACAATATATGATAACGCTTCTTCTGTCATAGAAAATGCTACATCATCCATTGCAAATAATTTTTCATATTGCTTTATGATCGAGTTTTTAGGCTCTGTTAAAATAGCGCGTAATGTTGCTCCATCCAATGGGTTCATATGGCTCAAAACAGGCAATCGTCCAATAATTTCAGGAATTAACCCAAATGATTTTAAATCTGCAGGAATGATATATTGCAACAGGTTTTCTTCATCTATTTTATCTTCATCTAAAGAAGCGCTATAACCAACAGCTTGCATATTCAAACGTTTGCTTATAATTCTTTCTATTCCTGAAAAAGCGCCTCCTGCTATAAACAAAATATCTTTAGTGTTTACTTCTATAAATTTTTGTTCTGGGTGTTTTCTTCCTCCTTTTGGAGCTACATTAACAACAGATCCTTCCAATAGCTTTAACAAAGCCTGTTGTACTCCTTCTCCTGAAACATCTCTTGTAATAGATGGATTATCTCCTTTACGAGCTATCTTATCTATTTCGTCTATAAAAACAATTCCTCTTTCTGCTTTTTCTACATCGTAATCTGCTGCTTGTAATAAGCGACTTAAAATACTTTCTACATCCTCACCTACATAACCAGCTTGCGTTAAAACAGTAGCATCTACTATAGAGAATGGCACATTTAACATCTTAGCAATTGTACGCGCTACCAATGTTTTTCCTGTTCCTGTTTCTCCTACTAAAACAATATTAGATTTTTCTATTTCTACTTCATTTTCTACGTCCTTTTCTTGCAATAACCTTTTATAATGATTATAAACTGCTACTGACATTGACCTTTTAGTTTCATCCTGACCTATAATATATTCATCTAAAAAATGCTTAATCTCTTTAGGTTTTTTTAATATTAAATCACTCGATAAACTATTCGTTTTAGCTTCTTCTATTTCTTCCTCTACAATTCCATGCGCTTGTTCAATACACTTATCGCAAATATGTGCATCCATGCCAGCAATTAACAAATCTGTTTCTGGTTTTTTTCGTCCACAAAAGGAACATTGTAAGTTTTCTTCTTTCGACATTATATTAGCTTTTAGCTATAGTGCCATTACAAAAAAGGAAAATATTCTTTTTCGTAATTAGCATAAAAATTATTTTCTAGTTAAAATTTCATCTACCATACCATAGGCTTTTGCTTCTGCTGCTTTCATCCAGTAGTCTCTATCAGAATCATTGTGAACCTTTTCTATAGTTTGCCCAGAATGATGTGCTATTATTTGGTACAATTCATCTTTTAGTTTTAAAATCTCTCGTGTTGTAATTTCAATATCAGATGCTTGCCCTTGTGCTCCTCCTAACGGTTGATGAATCATAATTCTTGAATGTGGCAATGCTGAACGTTTTCCTTTTTCTCCTGCACACATTAATACTGCCCCCATCGAAGCTGCCATACCTGTACAAATGGTAGCTACATCTGGTTTTATAAATTGCATTGTATCATAAATTCCTAACCCAGCATATACTCCTCCTCCTGGAGAGTTTATGTAAATTGAGATATCCTTATTAGCATCTACACTTTCTAAGAACAACAACTGCGCCTGAATTACATTTGCTACTTGATCATTAATTCCAGTACCTAAAAAGATAATTCTATCCATCATTAAGCGAGAAAAAACATCCATTTGAGTGATATTCATTTGACGCTCTTCCATAATGTATGGAGTTAAACTGCTTGTTATTTTTCCTAAATATGTACTACTTATTCCGTGGTGCTTTGTTGCGTATTTTTCAAACTCTTTTCCGTAATCCATTGTTAAAATGATTTTAGGTTATAATAAAGGATGTAAATATAAGAACAAATAAGTTAATATTTTACTACTACTCCTTTCTAAAACGGTGTTATTTAAGCGACTTTTTGTCAGTTTTGATGATCCAGAAACACTGTACCTCATGAGATTATAATCAAAAAACCTCATTTTTAGTTTAAAAATGAGGTTTTAATTTTATAAGCGATACTATATCTTATTTATATACTTCTTTTATAAACTCTTCGTAAGACACTTCTTTAGTATCAAAACTTAAGTTTTCTTTATAAAAAGCTACTAATTTTTGAGAGATTAATTGCTCTTGCAAACGCTTTGCTTCTTCTTGATTTGATAAAACTCTACCAGCAATATCGTCTAGCTCTTTTTCTTCTGGATTCATATTACCAAATTGAGCCATTTGCGCCTTAATAAATCCTTTTGCATAATCTACTAATTCTGCATACTCTAATTTGATATCGTTATCCTTCATAATCTTTCCTTCGATTAATTGGTAACGCAATCCTTTTTCTGATTTGTTATACTCTTCAGCAGCTTCCTCCTCAGTTAGTTGTTTTTCTCCAGCAGTTTGTAACCATTTTTGCAAGAAATCTTTTGGTAAATCAAATTTTGTTTCTTCCACTAAATGTTCTGTAACAGCATTTAATAACTGTTGGTCTGCTTGTTGTTGAAATTGCTTTTCTGCGTCTTCTTTAATTTTCCCTTTTAATCCTGTTACAGTTTTTACACTTCCGTCAGCAAATAATTTATCAAATAACTCCTGATTTAGCTCCGCTAATTCTATTTCTGTAATTTCTTCAATTGTAAAAGATACTGTAATATCTAATCCATGAACATCATCATGAGCAACTCCTAAAGCTCCTTGTAATTTATGCTCATCTTCAAATAGGTTTTTTGTTTTCAAAGTTAAAACATCTCCTACTTTAGCTCCTACAAACTTTTTCAGATTTGTTTTTCCTTTAATATCTTTTAATGATACAGTAGATTTTTTATTTATTTCTTTTTCTTCTGAGGTAAAAGTTCCAGTTACATTAGCTTCTTCTGTAACTTCCTCTTTAGTTGACATTTTTCCGTAACGAGACTGAATATTTTCTACTTCTTTATCTAGCAACTCTTCATTTGCTACAATGTTATATTGCGTTACTTTCTTTTTTGATTTTAAATTTACATCAAACTCAGGAGCTAATCCTAATTCAAATTCAAAAGAAAATTCACCAGCATCCCAATTAAAGTCTTCTTGAATTCTTGGCAGTGGGTTTCCTAAAATATCTAATTTTTCTTCTACTAAAAACTTATTCAAAGATTCTTGTAAAAGCTTATTCACTTCATCAATCATCACTGATTTACCATATTGCTTCTTTACCATCCCCATTGGTACATGACCTTTTCTAAATCCTGGAATGTTAGCATTTTTACGGTAATCGCTTAATACTTTTGCTACTTTGGCCTCATAGTCCTCCGCAACAATGTCAACTTTTACAACGGCATTTAATGCGTCTACGTTTTCTTTTGTAATATTCATCTTAAAATATGTTTCTTTAAAATCGGGTGCAAAATTAATGTTTTTTTACCATTTTGCAAAAGGTTTAACTCTTTCGTTATCAGTTATTTTTTATCTTCTTTTAGTAATAAAAACAAGAAAGAACGAAATATAGAGAGTAATATGCTAAATAATAGTGCTATTAAAAAACCATTTACAACAAAACCTGTAACAAGTCTTCCTGCTAGTATTATGATGATCGCATTAATCACAAACAAAAACAGTCCTAGAGTCAAAATAGTTACTGGTAAGGTAAAAATCACTAACAATGGTTTTACAAATATATTTAATAGCGAAATCGTTACTGCAACCCAAAGAGCTGTTACGTAATCATAAACTTCAATTCCTGGTAATATCTTTGCGAGTACAACAACCACTAGTGCTGTTAACAATATCTTTAAAAATAATTTCATCTTCTTAACTTTTTAAACAATCACTGACTATGTTTTACAATAGAACTCCGTTACTTATTTAAAAGCTATAATCGTACCATTTTCCTAGAACTGTTCTTTTGACAGGTTTTTATATAAATAATTAAAAGGGTAAATTATGAACTAAAGCTCTTCTTCATTCAATTTTTCTACTGCTCCTTTTAAATAAGTTGATAAGGCTTCTTGAATTTCTTTATCTTGTGAAAACAAATTCAACATACTTTCTTTTATATGCCGTTCAAATATAGGGTTCTTATAATCTAAAGCTCCTTCTTCTATCAAGTCATATATTTTTCCTGCTCCTAAAAGCATACTCCCTTTTCCTGTTAACAACCATGTCGGATTAATATCTGGAAAACGGTTTAGTATTTTATTTAATACATTACTTTTAAATGATGATTTTCTGCGTATAGCGGTTCCTACCGAATTATTCGAAACTTTGATATTCTCTTCAAAGGATCTAATATTTAGGTGTTTGTAGTAAATTATTTTTTCTACTCTTTTATAAGTTTCATCGATAAAATCATTCATATGAACTAATTTTTGTAAATAATATTGGGGTTATTTTTTAATCTTGATCGGCGTATTTACGTCTTTTTTAAGTACAAAACACGTACAAATATAAATTATTTTTATTAGCTCTCTAACAAAAATCACTACTACATCGGATAGTATTGATTAAAAGCAAGAGCGTTTTTTAATTTTAAATTAAGAATTAGGCAGTTTTATTCTAAGAAGAAGATAATCGTAGTTTTTTATTCCTCTTCTTGAGCTACATTTTTTTCTAAAATTACTGATAAGGCTTCTTGAATTTCCTTGTCTTCTAAAAGTAAGTTGAGCATATTTTCTTTCATTTGCTTTTTATATTGCAGCTTTTTCTCTTCTGCCAGTTTTTCTTCGGTAAGATCTTCTAGCAACATATCTTCTTTACCTGTTAGTAACCATGTAGGGTTAATCTCAGGGAACCTGTTTAGAATTTTGTTCAACACATTACTCTTAAATGAAGACCCTTTATGTATAGCAATTCTTATCGAATTATTCGAAACTTTGATATTTTCTTCAAAGGATTTAATATTTAGATGTTTGTAATAAATTATTTTTTCTACTCTCTTATACGTTTCATCAATAAAATCATTCATATGTACTAATTTTTGTAAATAATATTGGGGTTGTTTTTAACCTTGATCGTCGCGTTTACGTCCTTTTTAAGTACAAAACACGTACAAATATAAACTATTTTTATCAATTATCTAACAAAAATCTCCAACACATCCAATAGCGTTGATTAAAAGCAAGAGCGTTTTTTAATTTTAAATTAAGAATTAGGTAGTTTTATTCTAAGAGGAAGATAATCGCAGTTTTTTATTCCTCTTCTTGAGCTACATTTTTTTCCAAAATTGCTGATAAAGCTTCTCGAATCTCCTTGTCTTCCAAAAGTAAATTGAGCATATTCTCTTTCATTTGCTTTTCAAATATTTGCTTTTTATATTGCAACTTTCTCTCCTCTACTAGCTTTTTTTCGGTAAGCTCCTCTACCAACATTTCTTCTTTACCTGTTAGTAACCATGTAGGATTGATTTCAGGAAACCTGTTTAGAATTTTGTTTAACACATTACTCTTAAATGAAGACCCTCTGCGTATTGCGGTTCCAATCGAATTATTCGAAACTTGAATATTCTTTTCAAAAGCCTTAATATTCAACCCTTTATATTTTATTATCTTTTGTATTCTTTGATGGGTAGTGTCAATAAATTTGCTCATAGTAATTAACTTTTTTCTAAATTGTTTTTGAAAATTGTTTTATTTTTCATAATTTTGTTAGTGTATTCATACTACATCAAGTACAAGATACGTACAAATATAACTTAAAAATGCTACCCTTCTAACAAAAATTATGATTACGATAAAGCAACGAAAAGAATTAGACAAGATCAAACCACCTAAATACAGAGAAAAAGTTCAGGAGTATTTAACTAAAAAAGGGTTAAACTTTTCTCTTGAAACAATTCAAAAAGTATATTCTGGCAAACGAAACAACATAGCTATTACAAAAGCGATTGTAGTTATTTTCAACAATCATAAAAAGGAGAGAGAACTTATAAATGCTGAAATAAACAACATAATTAACCCTATTGACGACAGCAATACTTAGTATTTAGTTTTCTTTCCTTGTTAAAAGCAAGGACAGCTATATGGACTGTCCTGCTTTTAACTAAAAACGTATTATCGAATATGATCAACGAAGCATTACTTGAAAGCCACGAAAAACTTTTAATCGTTGTTGAGGCCTATGTGGATGTATATGAAAACGATTTTAAAAGTACTATTTTAGCATCAGAGTTGCCTAAAATTCTTAAAAATGCTAAGCATATAAGAGATTTAGCCACTAGAAACCACTCTAGCTCAAAAGAATATTTCGAGCACTAGCAATAACTCGCTACTCCCCTTCCTTTTATGCTAAAAATTCTTTAACCTCTCTATAAAAATCTATTGGGTTTTCTGCATGCAACCAATGTCCTGCATTCAAAACTGTAATTATTTTCGAATTTGAAAAATGTGCGCTTATAATAGATGACTCATTACTCGATATATATCCTGAATTTTCTCCTCTTAAGAATAATGTTTTTCCTTCAAAAACAGCAAATGAAGGTAGAGCTTCTCCTACCTCGTTATTATTTTCTATTAGAGACTTCAAATTAAAACGAAAAGCTAGCTCTCCTTTATTTTTCCAATAAACACTCTTTAACAAAAACTGCCGCACTCCTATTTCAGGAATCAATAACGCCAGCTTAGCATCCACTTTTTTTCGTGTATTTTCTATTGAGAAATCTATAGAGTTTAATCCTTCTAAAATATCGTGATGATGAGGTGGATACATTCTCGGAGAAATATCTGCTACAATTAATCTATCCACCAGCTCTGGGTATTTTGTAGCGAATAACATTACTGTTTTGCCTCCCATAGAATGCCCTAGTAATGACACTTTTTTAAGCTGGTAATGACTTATGTAAAAATACAAATCATCAACCATTAATTCATAATCAAACTCATCTGAATGAAAACTACGTCCATGATTTCGTTGGTCCAGCAAGTGTACTTGATAGCCCTCATCTGCAAACTTATTTGCATGACTCTTCCAATTATCTCCCATTCCGAAATAGCCATGTAAAATTAGCAATGGCGCTCCTTTTCCAATGATTTTAGAATGCAAAAGTCCTTCCATTTTACGATCTTAATTTATGTAGATACATATTGATAACATTCTCTAAACCTAAATACAATGATTCAGAAATTAATGCATGTCCTATAGACACTTCTGCTAATTTTGGGATATTTTCTTTAAAAAACTTAATATTCTCCAGACTCAGATCATGTCCTGCATTTATACCCAAACCTAAATCATGCGCCAAAAGAGCTGCTTCCACATATGGCTTTACAACTCCTTTATCTCCTAACTCATATTGCGTTGCATATTTTTCTGTGTACAAT from Tenacibaculum maritimum NCIMB 2154 includes the following:
- the clpX gene encoding ATP-dependent Clp protease ATP-binding subunit ClpX; this translates as MSKEENLQCSFCGRKKPETDLLIAGMDAHICDKCIEQAHGIVEEEIEEAKTNSLSSDLILKKPKEIKHFLDEYIIGQDETKRSMSVAVYNHYKRLLQEKDVENEVEIEKSNIVLVGETGTGKTLVARTIAKMLNVPFSIVDATVLTQAGYVGEDVESILSRLLQAADYDVEKAERGIVFIDEIDKIARKGDNPSITRDVSGEGVQQALLKLLEGSVVNVAPKGGRKHPEQKFIEVNTKDILFIAGGAFSGIERIISKRLNMQAVGYSASLDEDKIDEENLLQYIIPADLKSFGLIPEIIGRLPVLSHMNPLDGATLRAILTEPKNSIIKQYEKLFAMDDVAFSMTEEALSYIVDKAVEYKLGARGLRSLCEAILTDAMFELPSSEENEFNVTKEYAESKLTKSALKKLRAAS
- the clpP gene encoding ATP-dependent Clp endopeptidase proteolytic subunit ClpP, which produces MDYGKEFEKYATKHHGISSTYLGKITSSLTPYIMEERQMNITQMDVFSRLMMDRIIFLGTGINDQVANVIQAQLLFLESVDANKDISIYINSPGGGVYAGLGIYDTMQFIKPDVATICTGMAASMGAVLMCAGEKGKRSALPHSRIMIHQPLGGAQGQASDIEITTREILKLKDELYQIIAHHSGQTIEKVHNDSDRDYWMKAAEAKAYGMVDEILTRK
- the tig gene encoding trigger factor, producing the protein MNITKENVDALNAVVKVDIVAEDYEAKVAKVLSDYRKNANIPGFRKGHVPMGMVKKQYGKSVMIDEVNKLLQESLNKFLVEEKLDILGNPLPRIQEDFNWDAGEFSFEFELGLAPEFDVNLKSKKKVTQYNIVANEELLDKEVENIQSRYGKMSTKEEVTEEANVTGTFTSEEKEINKKSTVSLKDIKGKTNLKKFVGAKVGDVLTLKTKNLFEDEHKLQGALGVAHDDVHGLDITVSFTIEEITEIELAELNQELFDKLFADGSVKTVTGLKGKIKEDAEKQFQQQADQQLLNAVTEHLVEETKFDLPKDFLQKWLQTAGEKQLTEEEAAEEYNKSEKGLRYQLIEGKIMKDNDIKLEYAELVDYAKGFIKAQMAQFGNMNPEEKELDDIAGRVLSNQEEAKRLQEQLISQKLVAFYKENLSFDTKEVSYEEFIKEVYK
- a CDS encoding phage holin family protein, with the translated sequence MKLFLKILLTALVVVVLAKILPGIEVYDYVTALWVAVTISLLNIFVKPLLVIFTLPVTILTLGLFLFVINAIIIILAGRLVTGFVVNGFLIALLFSILLSIFRSFLFLLLKEDKK
- a CDS encoding alpha/beta fold hydrolase, producing the protein MEGLLHSKIIGKGAPLLILHGYFGMGDNWKSHANKFADEGYQVHLLDQRNHGRSFHSDEFDYELMVDDLYFYISHYQLKKVSLLGHSMGGKTVMLFATKYPELVDRLIVADISPRMYPPHHHDILEGLNSIDFSIENTRKKVDAKLALLIPEIGVRQFLLKSVYWKNKGELAFRFNLKSLIENNNEVGEALPSFAVFEGKTLFLRGENSGYISSNESSIISAHFSNSKIITVLNAGHWLHAENPIDFYREVKEFLA